A genomic window from Populus alba chromosome 19, ASM523922v2, whole genome shotgun sequence includes:
- the LOC118040992 gene encoding squalene monooxygenase SE1, with the protein MDSMHVFGGVVAAFLFGFVILYSSRGRENTKASEKSRSKKTLKSSGNGACRSNFAGNTDGIIVGAGVAGSALAYALAKDGWRVQVIERDLTEPDRIVGELLHAGGCIKLAELGLEDCLDGTDSQIVFSFAAVHKDGKRTAISYPSNTSGRGFYNGRFIQKLREKAASLPNVKLDQGTVTSLVEENGTIKGVLYKTKAGQELAASASLTIVCDGCFSNLRRNLCNPKIEVPSYFVGLVLENYNLPYANRAYFILKDTIVIAYPISSNEIRCLIDVPGLKQPPIANGEMASYLKTVVAPQMPPELHNAFICAIEKGNIRTMPNRIMAASPSPTPGAFMIGDSLNMRHAVTGGGMTVGLSDVVLLRDLLRPLNDLSDGAAICKYLESFYILRKPTAFAINTLASTLHTVFSSSDQDPSRKEMKEAFFNYLSLGGVFSEGLMALLSGLNPDPLSLVFHCFAMLAYAVGRLLLPFPTPKRMFIAAKLILVGSGIIFPMLKAEGIRATFFPATMPAYYRTPPVQSTDDRETGK; encoded by the exons ATGGACTCCATGCATGTATTTGGAGGAGTTGTAGCAGCTTTCTTGTTCGGGTTTGTTATACTCTACAGTTCAAGAGGGAGAGAGAATACCAAAGCTTCAGAGAAAAGTCGAAGCAAGAAAACTTTGAAAAGCTCTGGAAATGGAGCGTGCAGATCAAATTTTGCTGGAAATACTGATGGGATCATCGTAGGTGCTGGTGTTGCTGGTTCTGCTCTTGCTTATGCTCTCGCAAAG GATGGATGGCGCGTGCAAGTTATTGAAAGAGACTTGACTGAGCCCGACAGAATTGTTGGTGAGCTCCTGCATGCCGGGGGGTGCATTAAATTGGCCGAGTTAGGTCTTGAAG ACTGTCTAGATGGGACTGATTCTCAGATAGTCTTCAGTTTTGCTGCTGTTCACAAAGATGGGAAAAGAACCGCAATTTCATATCCCTCCAATACGAGTGGCAGAGGTTTTTACAATGGCCGCTTCATCCAGAAACTGCGTGAAAAAGCTGCATCTCTTCCCAA TGTTAAACTCGATCAAGGAACTGTAACATCTCTTGTCGAAGAAAATGGAACTATCAAAGGTGTGCTATACAAAACTAAGGCAGGCCAGGAGTTAGCAGCTTCAGCTTCACTCACAATAGTATgtgatggttgtttttcaaatttacgaCGCAATCTCTGCAATCCAAAG ATTGAAGTCCCATCTTACTTTGTTGGTTTGGTCCTGGAGAACTATAATCTTCCATATGCAAATCGTGCATACTTTATTTTGAAGGATACAATTGTCATAGCTTATCCTATTAGCAGCAATGAAATTCGTTGTTTAATTGATGTACCTGGCTTGAAGCAACCACCTATTGCCAATGGTGAAATGGCAAGCTACTTGAAAACAGTGGTGGCACCTCAA ATGCCACCTGAGCTACACAATGCTTTCATATGTGCAATTGAAAAGGGCAACATAAGAACAATGCCAAACAGAATCATGGCTGCGTCTCCCTCTCCAACCCCTGGTGCGTTTATGATAGGGGATTCCTTGAATATGCGCCACGCTGTAACTGGTGGAGGAATGACTGTGGGACTTTCTGATGTTGTTCTACTGCGAGATCTTCTTAGGCCTCTGAATGATCTTAGTGATGGAGCTGCCATTTGCAAATATCTTGAATCCTTTTACATTCTGCGTAAG CCAACGGCATTTGCAATAAACACATTGGCAAGCACCCTACACACAGTATTCTCTTCATCGGATCAGGATCCATCAAGGAAGGAAATGAAAGAAGCATTCTTCAATTATTTGAGCCTTGGAGGGGTGTTCTCAGAAGGACTGATGGCTCTTCTGTCTGGTCTAAACCCTGACCCGTTGAGTTTGGTTTTCCACTGCTTTGCCATGCTTGCCTATGCTGTTGGCCGCTTATTGCTTCCATTTCCTACACCAAAACGCATGTTTATTGCGGCAAAACTAATTTTG GTTGGATCAGGCATCATCTTCCCTATGCTAAAGGCAGAAGGAATTAGAGCAACATTCTTCCCGGCAACAATGCCAGCTTACTACAGAACTCCTCCTGTCCAATCCACTGATGATAGAGAAACAGGGAAatag
- the LOC118040981 gene encoding disease resistance protein RFL1-like codes for MVRPNDPFWNHVEDMNDGSMKCKFCGHLFANGTSISRIKWHLSGDRGRGVGICGQVPQEVQEAAFLAMHGGNKRHKGIANLSNVNDAGRMQAGVQGMEQGVGPERIHSRLEAENDMEYTGEGSFQHVDRSVSPWRLRVDAHENRGEATQGTDLADQFADGTWVQIHSALSKAKLNEISTYLMQEDEDVERLHDAFETVARTEQVQHLERGSSCERPSINQADEPRGDSSQPTDPLCLDHGRYYDHLFAPSVNNDVVMYDVQNMVRVRTEPVEEEGVENSGRLVQPDAGARSSTSLKNNTSETRGVPLPTSSTKPVGQAFEENTKEIWSLLMDDKVPTIGIYGMGGIGKTTILKHIYNELLQRPDICDHVWWVIVSQDFSITRLQNLIAKCLHLDLANEDDDVHRAAKLSEELMKKQKWILILDDLWHNFELDEVGIPVLLKGCKLIMTTRSETVCNRMACHNKIKVKLLSEGEAWTLFIEKLGRDIALLPQVEGIAKDIAGECAGLPLGIIAVAGSLRGVDDPHEWRNTLNKLRASEFRDIDDKVFRLLRFSYNRLGDLALKQCLLYCALFPEDDMIAREELIDYLIDEGIIKGKRSRGDAFDEGNAMLNRLEYVCLLESAQLDHNDIRCVKMHDLIRDMAIHILQDEYQVMVKAGAQLEELPDAEEWTENLTRISLMRNKIKKIPSSYSPRCPYLSTLLLCQNRWLQFIADSFFKQLNGLKVLDLSSTEIENLPNSVSDLASLTALLLNNCENLRHVPSLKKLRELKRDLRMYALVTAKGKEVGCLRKLEILECHFEEHSDLVEYMNSRDKNLSLSTYKIFVGLLGDDFYSEINNYCYPCRIVGLGNLNISRDRDFQVMFLNNIQILYCKCIDARGLGDVLSLENATDLQRIDIKGCNSMKSLVSSSWFSSAPLPLPSYNGIFSGLKELYCYKCKSMKKLFPLVLLSNLVNLERIQVLHCEKNGGDNRNNR; via the exons ATGGTTAGACCAAATGATCCGTTTTGGAATCATGTTGAAGATATGAATGATGGAAGCATGAAGTGTAAGTTTTGTGGGCATTTATTTGCCAATGGTACTTCCATTTcgaggatcaaatggcatttatCAGGAGATAGAGGGCGTGGTGTTGGCATTTGTGGTCAGGTGCCTCAAGAAGTTCAAGAAGCAGCCTTTCTAGCTATGCATGGTGGCAACAAAAGGCATAAAGGCATAGCAAATTTAAGCAATGTTAATGATGCTGGAAGGATGCAAGCGGGAGTTCAAGGCATGGAACAAGGTGTTGGGCCTGAGAGAATTCATTCGCGTTTAGAAGCGGAAAATGACATGGAATACACTGGTGAAGGATCTTTTCAGCATGTTGACAGAAGTGTCTCTCCTTGGAGACTCAGAGTTGATGCTCATGAGAACAGAGGAGAAGCAACACAAGGAACAGATTTAGCGGATCAATTTGCTGATGGTACTTGGGTTCAGATACACTCTGCCCTTTCAAAGGCGAAGCTGAATGAAATCTCTACGTATTTAATGCAGGAAGATGAGGATGTGGAGCGTCTGCATGATGCATTTGAAACTGTAGCGAGAACAGAACAAGTGCAGCATCTGGAGAGAGGTAGCTCTTGTGAGAGGCCATCAATTAATCAAGCTGATGAGCCTCGAGGAGATTCATCCCAACCAACAGATCCTTTGTGTCTTGATCATGGAAGATATTATGACCACCTATTTGCTCCATCAGTGAACAATGATGTCGTTATGTATGATGTGCAGAACATGGTTAGAGTGAGGACAGAACCAGTGGAGGAGGAGGGCGTGGAGAATAGTGGAAGATTAGTGCAGCCTGACGCTGGAGCTAGATCTTCTACAAGCCTTAAAAACAACACAAGTGAGACTAGAGGAGTTCCATTACCTACTAGCTCCACAAAGCCAGTGGGTCAAGCATTTGAAGAGAATACGAAGGAGATATGGTCTTTGTTAATGGATGATAAAGTCCCAACCATTGGCATTTATGGGATGGGGGGGATTGGTAAAACGACAATACTCAAACATATCTATAATGAGCTTCTACAAAGACCAGATATTTGTGATCATGTTTGGTGGGTGATTGTGTCTCAAGATTTTAGCATTACTAGATTGCAGAATCTCATAGCTAAATGTCTTCATCTAGACCTTGCAAACGAAGATGATGATGTGCATAGAGCTGCCAAATTGTCAGAAGAActaatgaagaaacaaaaatggattctcattttagatgatttgtggCACAATTTTGAGCTTGATGAAGTGGGAATTCCTGTGCTGTTGAAAGGATGCAAGCTGATTATGACAACTAGATCAGAAACGGTTTGTAATCGGATGGCTTGCCacaacaaaatcaaagtgaAGCTACTTTCAGAGGGAGAAGCTTGGACTTTGTTCATTGAAAAACTTGGACGTGACATAGCACTCTTACCACAAGTGGAAGGAATTGCGAAAGATATTGCTGGggaatgtgctggtttgccaTTGGGAATTATTGCAGTGGCAGGAAGCTTGAGGGGAGTGGATGACCCACATGAGTGGAGAAATACATTGAACAAATTGAGAGCATCAGAATTTAGGGACATAGATGATAAAGTATTCAGGTTATTGAGGTTTAGTTATAATCGGTTAGGTGATTTAGCACTAAAGCAATGTCTCTTGTACTGTGCATTATTTCCTGAAGATGATATGATTGCAAGGGAGGAGTTGATAGATTATTTGATCGATGAGGGAATTATTAAAGGAAAGAGGAGCAGGGGAGATGCATTTGATGAGGGCAACGCGATGCTTAATAGACTTGAATATGTCTGCCTATTGGAAAGTGCTCAATTGGATCATAATGATATTAGAtgtgtcaagatgcatgacttgattagggacaTGGCCATCCATATACTGCAAGACGAATATCAAGTCATGGTTAAAGCAGGTGCGCAATTAGAAGAGTTGCCAGATGCAGAGGAGTGGACAGAGAATCTTACAAGAATCTCACTAATGCGAAACAAGATCAAAAAAATTCCTTCCAGCTATTCACCAAGGTGTCCCTATCTATCAACTCTATTGCTATGTCAAAATCGTTGGTTGCAATTCATTGCAGATTCATTTTTCAAGCAATTGAATGGGctcaaggttcttgatctgtctTCTACAGAAATTGAGAATTTACCAAACTCTGTCTCAGATTTGGCGAGTCTCACTGCATTATTGCTGAATAATTGTGAGAACTTAAGGCATGTACCATCATTAAAGAAGCTCAGGGAACTAAAAAG GGATTTAAGAATGTATGCTCTAGTAACAGCTAAAGGAAAGGAAGTAGGATGCTTGAGGAAGTTGGAGATTTTGGAATGTCATTTTGAAGAACACTCTGACTTGGTGGAGTATATGAACTCTCGGGATAAGAACCTTTCATTATCCACGTACAAGATTTTTGTGGGACTACTGGGCGATGATTTTTATTccgaaataaataattattgttatccATGTAGAATAGTTGGGTTGGGTAATTTGAATATCAGTAGAGATAGAGATTTTCAGGTCATGTTCTTAAATAACATTCAAATACTGTATTGTAAATGTATCGATGCAAGAGGTTTAGGCGATGTTTTGTCATTAGAGAATGCAACTGATCTGCAGCGCATCGACATTAAGGGTTGCAACAGCATGAagagcttggtttcatcttcttggttcaGCTCTGCTCCACTACCGTTGCCATCTTATAATGGTATATTTTCTGGTCTTAAAGAACTTTATTGCTATAAATGTAAGAGtatgaagaagttgttccctCTTGTGTTGCTGTCAAACCTTGTAAACCTAGAAAGGATTCAAGTTCTACACTGTGagaaaaatggaggagataataggaaCAACAGATGA
- the LOC118040985 gene encoding patatin-like protein 2, translating to MGNGSSSGSGPDDQGFETILSIDGGGVRGIVPSVVLTALEAKLQKLDVDNKDARIADYFDFVAGTSTGGLMTAMLTTPNAEERPAFAAKDIVQFYLDKSQLIFPQTTEQYEDDELFDDEAAIKSVLDEARNQIQQYNNEMRNIFVDPIISALEFLLKWGLLPSFIRKKLRGLLSPRYDGVKLHEIIKEEVGQKLLSDALTNVIIPTFDIKHFKPVIFSSLKAKREKSTDGIADVCIGTSAAPYYFPPYYFKTNVDFNLADGGLAANNPSLLAVCEVMKEQKMDGRKLLILSLGTGAADQSDRYVVGDPSKWGLLRWLWYRENNGSPLIDILTTAPDEMISTYISTIFQYCGWEDNYYRLQAEMKLSEAKMDDASIENLNNLVKIGEDLAAKHDAELEALAQKLIENRKARNMASMAV from the exons ATGG GGAATGGAAGTTCGAGTGGATCAGGTCCTGATGATCAAGGCTTTGAAACAATCCTCAGCATTGACGGGGGAGGAGTGCGAGGAATCGTTCCTAGCGTAGTCCTTACTGCTCTAGAAGCCAAGCTTCAG AAGTTGGATGTGGATAACAAGGATGCGAGGATTGCAGATTATTTTGACTTTGTTGCTGGGACAAGCACAGGAGGTCTTATGACTGCCATGCTCACTACTCCGAATGCTGAAGAACGACCAGCTTTTGCAGCAAAAGACATTGTCCAGTTTTATCTGGACAAGAGTCAACTCATATTTCCTCAAACCACCGAACAATACGAAGACGATGAACTTTTCGATGATGAAGCTGCGATCAAATCTGTCCTGGATGAAGCAAGAAACCAGATCCAGCAATATAATAATGAAATGAG GAATATATTTGTAGATCCTATCATTTCTGCATTAGAGTTTCTTTTAAAGTGGGGATTGCTTCCTAGCTTTATCCGTAAGAAACTTCGGGGTCTACTTTCTCCAAGGTATGATGGCGTCAAACTACATGAGATAATTAAGGAGGAAGTGGGACAGAAACTTCTCAGTGATGCTCTGACTAACGTGATAATCCCCACTTTCGACATCAAGCATTTTAAGCCAGTCATATTCTCCAGCTTAAAG GCAAAACGTGAGAAATCAACGGATGGAATAGCAGACGTTTGTATTGGCACGTCTGCAGCGCCATATTACTTCCctccatattattttaaaacaaatgttGATTTCAACTTAGCTGATGGCGGTCTTGCAGCCAACAATCCT tcATTGCTAGCCGTGTGTGAGGTGATGAAAGAACAAAAGATGGATGGTCGTAAGCTTCTTATTCTTTCACTTGGAACTGGAGCAGCTGACCAGAGTGACAGGTATGTGGTTGGAGATCCCAGCAAATGGGGCCTCTTAAGATGGCTTTGGTATAGGGAGAACAACGGCAGCCCATTGATTGATATCTTGACAACTGCACCAGATGAGATGATTTCGACGTATATATCCACAATCTTTCAATATTGTGGTTGGGAAGATAACTATTATCGGCTTCAG GCTGAGATGAAACTCTCTGAGGCCAAGATGGACGATGCAAGCATAGAAAATCTGAACAATCTCGTGAAGATCGGTGAAGATCTTGCAGCGAAGCACGATGCCGAACTTGAAGC CCTTGCgcaaaaattgattgagaacCGGAAAGCTCGCAATATGGCAAGCATGGCTGTTTGA
- the LOC118040984 gene encoding peptidyl-prolyl cis-trans isomerase CYP19-3 — translation MSNPKVFFDILIGKMKAGRIVMELFADATPKTAENFRALCTGEKGIGNAGKPLHYKGSTFHRIIPNFMCQGGDFTRGNGTGGESIYGAKFADENFKLKHTGPGVLSMANSGPNTNGSQFFICTEKTSWLDGKHVVFGKVVDGYGVVQEMEKVGSNSGTTKETVIVEDCGQIIEN, via the coding sequence ATGTCGAATCCGAAGGTTTTCTTTGACATTCTAATTGGCAAGATGAAAGCAGGGAGGATTGTGATGGAACTATTTGCTGATGCTACTCCGAAAACTGCTGAAAATTTCCGTGCTCTATGCACCGGGGAGAAAGGGATTGGAAATGCCGGGAAACCATTACACTACAAGGGTTCGACTTTCCATCGCATAATCCCAAACTTCATGTGTCAAGGTGGGGATTTTACTAGGGGTAATGGAACTGGAGGAGAATCAATCTATGGAGCAAAGTTTGCAGATGAGAACTTTAAGCTGAAGCATACAGGGCCTGGTGTTTTATCAATGGCAAATTCTGGACCGAACACTAATGGTTCCCAATTCTTCATTTGCACTGAGAAGACCTCATGGCTTGATGGGAAACATGTTGTTTTTGGGAAAGTTGTAGATGGCTATGGCGTTGTTCAGGAAATGGAGAAGGTAGGGTCCAATAGTGGGACGACAAAAGAAACTGTTATTGTTGAAGATTGTGGTCAAATAATAGAGAACTGA
- the LOC118040980 gene encoding patatin-like protein 1 gives MATRSNTMFVNGSDEELITILSIDGGGVRGIIPGTVLAFLESKLQELDPENKDVRIADYFDYIAGTSTGGLMAAMITAPNDQKRPLFAAKDINDFYHKNAAVIFPQKTEPDVGTLLGELVTTLKESNQIPNAAKHNAKFNLEESEQILQFVETYNGKNSGDKLMRPSFPDIIRSLILTLWYPRYDGGPLRDIIQKLLKETMLSESLTNVIIPSFDIKLLQPTVFCTSKAKHEKSMDVQLSEVCLGSSAAPTFLPPRYFSTTTELKQVCHGASIFDRHPPRTLKTSREYNLVDGGVAVNNPTFLAICEAMKEKKINARKLLVLSLGTGSSKGTNKLEVGSPDTAWGLVKWFFGPEQSRPLTDVLMAGSNEMVEIYTSSFFQFSGLEDNYIRIQVENLTYAEASMDNSSKENLDNLEKIGKELVEANKEKLIKLAERLSAIRHASRSSLSG, from the exons AGTATTGATGGTGGGGGAGTGAGAGGCATCATTCCTGGCACAGTCCTTGCCTTTCTCGAATCAAAGCTCCAG GAGTTGGATCCTGAGAACAAGGATGTGAGGATTGCAGATTACTTTGACTACATTGCTGGGACTAGCACAGGAGGGCTTATGGCAGCTATGATTACTGCACCAAATGATCAGAAACGACCTTTGTTTGCTGCAAAAGATATCAACGACTTCTATCATAAAAATGCTGCTGTTATATTTCCTCAGAAAACCGAGCCTGACGTTGGAACTCTTCTGGGAGAATTGGTTACCACGCTAAAAGAAAGTAACCAAATCCCAAATGCTGCAAAACACAATGCCAAGTTTAACCTTGAGGAGTCGGAGCAAATTCTTCAGTTCGTCGAAAC GTACAATGGCAAGAACTCAGGTGACAAATTGATGAGGCCTAGCTTTCCAGATATCATCCGGTCTCTTATCTTAACGTTGTGGTATCCCCGGTATGATGGCGGTCCTCTGCGTGACATAATCCAGAAATTATTGAAAGAGACAATGCTCTCTGAGAGTCTGACTAATGTGATAATTCCTTCTTTTGATATCAAGCTTCTACAGCCAACAGTTTTCTGCACATCAAAG GCAAAGCATGAGAAGTCAATGGATGTTCAGCTATCAGAAGTATGTCTTGGGTCGTCTGCAGCACCAACTTTCCTTCCTCCTCGCTATTTTTCAACTACCACCGAGCTCAAACAGGTTTGTCATGGCGCGAGTATATTTGATCGTCACCCTCCTCGTACTCTTAAAACCTCCAGGGAATACAACCTGGTTGATGGGGGCGTTGCAGTTAACAATCCT ACCTTTCTGGCTATATGTGAGGcgatgaaagaaaagaaaatcaatgctCGTAAACTTCTTGTTCTTTCCCTTGGAACTGGATCATCAAAAGGAACTAACAAGCTCGAGGTTGGAAGCCCTGACACCGCATGGGGACTCGTCAAGTGGTTTTTTGGACCTGAACAATCTCGCCCATTGACTGATGTCTTGATGGCAGGATCGAATGAGATGGTTGAAATATATACATCCAGTTTCTTTCAGTTCTCTGGTTTAGAAGACAACTATATCCGCATTCAG GTTGAAAACTTGACATATGCCGAAGCCTCGATGGACAACTCGAGCAAAGAAAACCTTGACAATCTCGAGAAGATTGGTAAAGAGCTAGTGGAAGCTAATAAGGAAAAGCTCATTAA GCTTGCAGAAAGATTGTCCGCCATAAGACATGCTAGCCGATCAAGTCTTTCTGGATGA